One genomic region from Streptomyces sp. NBC_00457 encodes:
- a CDS encoding L,D-transpeptidase yields MNDSPRTTRTAVGCTLLAMALGAGVTGCGSDGNPLSAAPYDAADQIAFNGSSEGGKKADPDKPLEVVAEGSDGRITDVTARDGRGRFVAGELSADGSRWHSTSPLAANAHYTVRVSTEDEDGAPGRKVLSFDTGKPLTKKRLKVEFGPRAGTYGVGQPITAELDQPIKLKAQRAIIERALKVESTPAAEGAWHWVDDQKLHYRPKEYWPTHATIRVRSTLEGIKVSDRLWGGATKPLKLTTGDKVIAVTDASSHSMTVYKNDEAINQIPVTTGKPGFETRNGVKVVLGKEYFVRMRGTSIGIAEGSSESYDLPVYWATRVTWSGEYVHAAPWSVGSQGYANVSHGCTGMSTGNAAWFYENVREGDLVEVVNSYGDTMEPFGNGFGDWNLQWKHWRKGSALIKGNPEGPGPEDAARLRPTAV; encoded by the coding sequence ATGAACGACTCACCCCGCACCACCCGCACCGCGGTCGGCTGCACGCTGCTGGCGATGGCCCTCGGCGCGGGCGTCACCGGCTGCGGCAGCGACGGCAACCCACTGTCCGCCGCACCGTACGACGCGGCGGACCAGATCGCCTTCAACGGCTCCTCCGAGGGCGGGAAGAAAGCCGACCCGGACAAGCCCCTGGAGGTCGTCGCAGAGGGCTCCGACGGGCGCATCACGGATGTCACGGCCCGGGACGGCAGAGGCAGGTTCGTGGCCGGCGAGCTCTCCGCCGACGGCTCCCGCTGGCACAGCACCTCACCGCTGGCCGCCAACGCCCACTACACCGTCCGGGTGAGCACGGAGGACGAGGACGGGGCGCCCGGCCGCAAGGTCCTCAGCTTCGACACCGGCAAGCCCCTCACCAAGAAGCGCCTGAAGGTGGAGTTCGGGCCGCGGGCGGGCACGTACGGCGTCGGCCAGCCCATCACGGCCGAACTCGACCAGCCCATCAAGCTCAAGGCCCAGCGCGCCATCATCGAACGGGCGCTCAAGGTCGAGTCCACGCCCGCGGCGGAGGGCGCCTGGCACTGGGTGGACGACCAGAAGCTCCACTACCGCCCCAAGGAGTACTGGCCCACCCACGCCACCATCCGGGTCCGCAGCACCCTGGAGGGCATAAAGGTCAGCGACCGGCTCTGGGGCGGCGCGACGAAGCCGCTGAAACTCACCACCGGCGACAAGGTCATCGCCGTCACGGACGCCTCGTCCCACTCCATGACGGTCTACAAGAACGACGAGGCGATCAACCAGATCCCCGTCACCACCGGCAAGCCCGGCTTCGAGACCCGCAACGGCGTCAAGGTCGTACTCGGCAAGGAGTACTTCGTACGCATGCGCGGCACCAGCATCGGTATCGCCGAGGGCTCCTCGGAGTCGTACGACCTGCCCGTCTACTGGGCCACCCGCGTCACCTGGAGCGGCGAGTACGTCCACGCCGCCCCGTGGTCCGTCGGCTCCCAGGGCTACGCCAACGTCAGCCACGGCTGCACCGGCATGAGCACCGGCAACGCCGCCTGGTTCTACGAGAACGTCCGCGAGGGCGATCTCGTCGAGGTCGTGAACTCCTACGGCGACACCATGGAACCGTTCGGCAACGGCTTCGGCGACTGGAACCTCCAGTGGAAGCACTGGCGCAAGGGCAGCGCCCTCATCAAGGGCAACCCGGAGGGCCCAGGCCCGGAAGACGCGGCACGGCTCAGGCCGACGGCGGTGTGA
- a CDS encoding response regulator transcription factor produces the protein MQPTATVLVYSDDSNTREQVRLASGRRPAPDVPLVEFLECATPAAVIAELDKGGIDVCVLDGEAVPMGGMGLCRQIKDEVFNCPPVLVLMGRPQDAWLATWSRAEAAVTLPVDPVEFAAALASLLRDNKALSA, from the coding sequence ATGCAGCCGACCGCCACGGTGCTGGTCTACAGCGACGACTCCAACACCCGCGAGCAGGTGCGGTTGGCCTCCGGCCGGCGGCCGGCTCCCGATGTTCCCCTGGTCGAGTTCCTGGAGTGCGCCACGCCTGCGGCGGTGATCGCCGAGTTGGACAAGGGGGGCATCGACGTCTGTGTGCTGGACGGTGAGGCCGTGCCGATGGGAGGCATGGGGCTGTGCCGTCAGATCAAGGACGAGGTGTTCAACTGCCCGCCCGTGCTGGTGCTGATGGGGCGTCCGCAGGATGCCTGGCTGGCTACGTGGAGCCGGGCGGAGGCAGCGGTGACGTTGCCGGTGGATCCGGTGGAGTTCGCCGCTGCGCTGGCTTCCTTGCTGCGGGACAACAAGGCGCTCAGCGCCTGA
- the ctaE gene encoding aa3-type cytochrome oxidase subunit III: protein MSVVATATTVDKGHAHPSVNRPNLTSVGTIIWLSSELMFFAALFAMYFTLRSVTGPTHWKEMASSLNFPFSAANTTILVLSSLTCQLGVFAAERGDVKKLRMWFIVTFVMGAIFIGGQVFEYTELVKHEGLSLSSDPYGSVFYLTTGFHGLHVTGGLIAFLFVLGRTYAARRFTHEQATAAIVVSYYWHFVDVVWIGLFATIYMIK from the coding sequence ATGTCGGTCGTGGCGACAGCAACGACAGTAGACAAGGGTCACGCGCACCCGTCGGTCAATCGACCGAACCTCACCAGCGTCGGAACCATCATCTGGCTGAGTTCCGAGCTGATGTTCTTCGCGGCCCTCTTCGCGATGTACTTCACCCTGCGATCGGTGACCGGGCCGACTCACTGGAAGGAGATGGCGTCCAGCCTGAACTTCCCGTTCTCGGCGGCCAACACCACGATCCTGGTGCTCTCCTCCCTCACCTGTCAGCTCGGCGTGTTCGCCGCCGAGCGCGGTGATGTGAAGAAGCTCCGGATGTGGTTCATCGTCACCTTCGTCATGGGCGCGATCTTCATCGGCGGTCAGGTCTTCGAGTACACGGAGCTGGTCAAGCACGAGGGCCTCTCGCTCTCGTCCGACCCGTACGGCTCGGTGTTCTACCTGACCACCGGCTTCCACGGCCTGCACGTGACGGGTGGCCTCATCGCCTTCCTGTTCGTCCTCGGCCGCACCTACGCGGCCAGACGGTTCACTCACGAGCAGGCGACCGCCGCCATCGTCGTGTCCTACTACTGGCACTTCGTCGATGTCGTCTGGATCGGCCTCTTCGCCACGATCTACATGATCAAGTAG